The genomic segment GGATGATGATATAAGTGTTGCGTTTAGGAAAGTGAGCAAAGAAATACAACTTGTGATAAAGTTATTTTTCTGTAATATGGCTTCAACTTTAACCTGCAGACAATAAAATGAACACGTGAATGGCATCGGATGAGtgtccggcgtagccactccgatacttaagtcagcaggtgaacaAGAGTAAAATGGTTGTTAAATGTGGTGATATACGTGAGTGTTTAAAGTTCAGAAATCCAGCTTCTGTAAATGAGAAATTTACCTACCATTTATAGGAGGAAATCTCATGATTATCTTGTTTTCAGTGTCCACCTTCTAAGTATGGTAAGGCGGCTGCACATACCCtacttctgatgacttctctgACACGTCAAACCCATGATGTTCTGACAGAAATGATTGCCAAGCATAAGGTAGCCCATAATGGTACACTCGATTGTGGTGCTCTTCTCGAGGTAGTCTCGGTAAAAGTTCCCGGGAGCTTGCACGAGAGCCCGGGATCTTATGGGGTGATACTCTCGTGCAGCCTCCCGGGAACAAATTTGAAGATTTGTTGGCCCGggcagaaaaatatattaatatggaGGAGGCGCAAAAACAGAAGAGGGAGACGGTGATGAGAGAGGGGGGAGACCGGGTATCTAAGCCTAACGAGAGAGGACAGAGAAGGGGCAACCCGGGACATTTTTCTCATCACGTGTCCCTGAATATTACCGAGGACAGGGAGGTCCAAAGATATAGTAGGGATTTGCTTCCATCTCAACAATTTATCAGGTCTGAGAAGAAGGGATTTTGTACTCTTCACAAGTTGTGTTACCACAACACAGAGGATTGCAAAACGCTAAAGAGAGATTATGTCCCACAAGATGTCTAGGGACATAATCAACCAAGCAAGAAGCCGAGATTGCCACCTTGGGCAGCTCGGCAGCCCGGTCCCAGTGCCAGGGAAGATTCGAGAACGAGAAGTGCCCTGAGGGGGAGAAGAGAGTCGGAGCCCGAGAGGAAGAAGTCTTCACCCCCTGTCTTGTGGGTAATTAGAATGATATCCGGAGGTTCCACTGAAGGTGATTCTAATCGGGCTCGTAAGTCGAGGAGCAGAAGAGATCGCATGGAAGTGGAAGGGGCGAGGAGGAGCGAGGCAGTTATTAGTTTTGGCCCGGAGCATCCTAAGGGTGTCAATCTTCCTCACAATGATGCCCTGGTAATTCAAGCCAGGGTAGCAAATTATGATATCATGAGGGTTTTCGTTGACTCAGGAAGATCTGTAATGGAGGCCCTCATACAAATGGATTTGCAGGGATATCAATTGGAGACAGTGGAAACAGTACTCTTTGGATTTGCTAGCTATGCTGTCTATCCAGAGAGGGAGATTGGCCTGCCCTTAACTTTGGGCATCAGAGAGCTGAAGAAGACGGTGATGACAACTTTCACTGAGGTAGATACCCcgtcatcatataatatcatcttGGGGCGGCCGGTCATGAACGAGCTAAGGGCCGTAGCATCCACCTACCACCAAATGATTAAGTTCCCAGTGGGAAGCCAAGTGGGTGAAGTCCGGGGCGATCAACCTTCTTCTCGAAAGTGTTATGTAGAAGCGGTCCGGGTGGACCAGAAGAGAGCGAGGAAGGAGGGGAAGAGACCAAGTGGTTGTGAAGAAGTGGAGAGGGTAGTCGGGAAGGGGGAAGTCCAATTTGTGGCAGAGGAAGAGCAGGAGGTGGTGGAGATCGGGCCAGGCAAGGAGATCCGGGTAGCTCGAGGCCTTGACTTGTCCACCTGAGTTAGTTTAATAAATTGTTTGAAAACTAATCTTAATGTTTTTGCCTGGTCCCAGCAAGAATTAACCGGGATCTCTCCCCGGGTAGCTGAGCATCATTTGAACATCCTCCCGGGATCTCAACCTGTGAAATAGAAAAAAAGACACTTTGTTCCTGAAAATGACAAAGTAATTGATGTACAGGTGAGAGATTTGCTACAGACTGACCACATTCGAGAAATACAATTCTCTATatggctctcgaatgtggtgCTGGTACCAAAATCTACCGGgaagtggaggatgtgtgtTGATTTCAGGGATCTCAACAAAGCTTGCCCCAAAGACCATTATCCTCTACCCAGAATTTATCAGTTGGTGGGTTCCACCTCTGACTATTAACTACTGAGTTTCAGGATGCTTACCAGGGGTATCATCAAATTCTCCTGGCCAAGAGCGATCAAGACAAGACCAGCTTCATCACATCGGGAGGCACATTCTGCTATGTGGTCATACCTTTCGGGTTGAAGAACGTCGGGACCACCTATCAGCGTCTCATGAATAAAGTGTTTGAGAAGCAGTTGAGCAGAAATTTAGAGGTATACGTGGATGACATCTTGGGCAAGTCTAGGGAGGTTTCTGGTTTAATCTCTGACTTAGAAGAGACTTTTGTCACTATGATGCAATATGAAATTAAGCTCAATCCAGCCAAGTGCATCTTTGGCATAAAGAGTGGTAAATTTTTGGGCTTTATGGTCACTGACCGGGGGATCGAGGTTAATCAAGAAAAGTCAAGTCAGTGCTAAACATGTCGTTCCCTCAATCTGTCCGGGAGGTGCAGAAGTTGACGGGAAAATTGCTTCTCTTTCCCGGTTCATATCCCGGTCAGCACATCGAAGTTATCCATTTTTCCATGTCCTGCGGAAGGCACAACAGTTTGGGTGAGATGAAAAATGTGAACAGGCCTTCCGGGATCTTAAAAGTCATATGGCAGAGCTTTCTGTCCTAGTAAAGCAAGAGCCTGGTGAGAAATTATTTGTTTATCTCTCCACTACTGAGTATGCTGTCAGTTCAGTACCGATAAAGGAAGAAGGCTCTGATCAAAAGCCTATCTATTATGTCAGTCATGCTCTAAGAGGTCCTGAGCTCTGTtacagtgaagtagagaagatagCCATGGCTTTAGTTATGACTGCCCGAAAACTGCGACTTTATTTTATGCCGCATCAAATCATGGTTCTTACTTATAGTCATCTCGGAAGGATTATGACTCATTCAGAAGTATCTGGGAGGATGATCAAGTGGACAGTGGAGCTAGGAGAATATTATATTGAATATAGGCCCCGGGTTGCCATTAAAGCACAGGCCttgtcaatttttttatcagaGATGGTGCAGCCTGATGAAGAAGAGGTATGGAGGGTATTCGTGGATGGGGCGTCTAACTTTCTGGATGTGGGGTAGGAGTGATGATAATAGCTCCCCCGGGAGAGAAGATTAAATGGCACTAAGAATTGACTCCCGGTTGACTAACAATGAGGCATAGTACGAGGCAATTTTTGCCGGTATCCGAGCTGTCCGGGAAATTGGAGCTTCCCGGATCATCTTGTATGCTGATTAACAACTGATCACTCAGCAGATAAATGGAATTTATGAGGCTAAGGATGACAAGATacttaaatatctcaaactcaTTCAAGCTCAGGAAGAAGTTTTTGTGGATTGGAGTATTGAGCAGATACCCCGGAACGAGAATAGAGAAGAAGATGCTTTGGCGAAGATGGCTGCCTCTTTATCAGAAATCAGTACCCGAGAAGTATTGCATGTTTCCCATCTAATCCTCTCAACAGAAGAGGAGACAATGCCAGCACCAGAGGATTCTTGGAGGACACCCCTGATCAAATTCATTGTAAGCAATGAATTACCTGAAGACAAAGCTCGAGCTCAGAAGATCAACAGACAAGCTCTCATGTTTGTTCCCTTAAATAATATCTTATACAAAAGATCATTTCAGAGACCTCTGTTAAAGTTCTTATCTATGGCAGAGGTGGATTATGTCCTCTGGGAGATTCATAAAGGGTGTTGTGGAGAGCATATAAGAGGAATACCATTAGCCCGAAAAGCAATGCTTGCTAGATTTTGATGGCCCACTATTAGCCAAGACTCTGCCCGAGTGGTCCGGGCTTGTGAGGGTTGTCAACATTACTCTAATTTTCGGCATAGTCCGGCCACTCTCATGAAGTCTGTATGGGCATCTTGCCCTTTTGATCAGTGGGGCATGGACATTGTTGGTCCCTTTCCAGTTGCCCGAGCTCAAAAGAAATTTCTGTTGGTGGCTGTTGATTATTTTTCGAAGTGGGTAGAGACCGAGCCCCTGGCAAGGATTACCGAGCATGAAGTTTTGAAGTTTCTGTGAAAGAATATATTGTGCTGATTTGGAGTCCCCAGGAGACTAATCTCGGACAATGGGACGCAGTTTCAGGGAAAAGAGATCACGGCTTGGTGTCAAGAATTGAAAATCGCTCAGTCTTTCACTTCAGTTGCCTATCCTCAAGCAAATGGCCAAACAGAGGTGGTGAACAGAATTATTGTGCAAGCCTTGAAAACTAGGTTACAGGGCAACGGAAAAGACTGGGTGGAAGAATTGCCTAGTGTTCTATGGGCATACAGAACTACTCCTCGAGCACCTACTCAAGAGACTCCTTTTAATCTGGTATATGTTTCTGAAGCAGTTCTTCCTGTTGAAATCTAGCAATCTTCTGCCGGGATAGAATCTTACCCGGTTGACAATGATCAAAGCCGGGCAATGGAATTGGATCTAGTAGAAGAGAAGAGAGAGCAGACTCTGATTCTAATTGAAGCTTACCGAGGTCAGGTTATGAAATCATACACCAAGCGAGTCCGAATCCGAGACGTTCAAATAGGAGATCTGGTGATGAAAAAAGTCAATCCACACAAAGATGTTGGAAAATTGGAAGCTCGGTGGGAAGgaacttttaaaataacccGGAAAGTTAGCTCGTGAGCTTTTTATCTAGAGGATGCTTAAGGACGCTCTTTCAAGCGACCATGGAATGTATTTCATTTAAAGAAGTATTTTGCTTGAAAGATGTAATTATTTAAAGACACAATGAAAGTTCTATTCTTCTCAGAAGTGTATGAATGTGAATGTTATATCTAAACACGGGAGGTACAAAGCCCCGGTTAATCTATAAGTCCTGAGACCTGATCCCCGGTCCAAGGCTCtgtaccttggttattaataagcccaAGGCTCtccaccctggctcggggcaccacacattctaagtcccgggacatgatccccggcccaaggctccgtaccttggttattaataagctCAGGGCTTTCCACCCTGGCTCGAGACTCCACACCTTGACCATTCCCAACTCTTGAGATATGATCCTCGGCCCAAGGCTTCGTACCTTTGTTATTAATAAGGCCAGGgctctacaccctggctcggggcaccacacctcgacatTCCAAGGTCCCGGGATATGATCCatggcccaaggctccgtaccttggttattaataagcccaAGGCTCTCCACCCAGGCTCGGTGCACCACACCTTGACCATTCCTAAGTCCTGGgaatgatccccggcccaaggctccgtaccttggttattgATAAGTCTAGGGCTCTCCatcctggctcggggcaccacaccttgaCCATTCCTAAGTCTCGGGACATGATCTCTGGCCCAATGCTCCCTATCTTGGCTATTAATAAACCCAGTGCTCCGTACCCTAGCTCGGGGCAccatacctcgaccattcacaaGTCTCGGGACATGATACCCGGCCCAAGGTTCCGCACTCTGGTTATTTAAAAAATCCAGGGCTCTGTACCCTGACTTAGAGGTTTTACACCTCGATCATTTTACTAAGTATAGGGATTTTATTCAGCCCAGGGCTCAACATCCCgactatttattttatttgaagtgACCGGTTAATCTCCAAcacttagaaattttttttagcacTTTGTGATTAAATTTTATAAGGCCCGGTTATGAAGTTATGATGCAAGGGGTATGGGGAAAACACAATATTTAAAAAGGAAATATTTCATTAATGGAAAAACCTGGAGGCTAAAGgttataagaaaagaaaaattacaATCCTACTATAAATTTATTGAAGCAGGCTGCTCCTTGGTCTCTCCTATTGGAGCCTTCTCGGCCTCCGCATTAGCTGCATCTTCCTTGGGAAGGGAGTCGATGGCTTTATCGATATCCGGGAAGCCTTCCTTATCTATAGGGATGAGACCCTCCTCCTCAAACTGCTCCCGGAATTTTTCGAAGCCGACTTTGAAGAAGTTGAAAGATTTATCCTCAACAGCCGTTTGAAACTCCGAGGATTTGAGGAAAGAAGTCTGCCACTCCTCTTGAGTAAGCTGCAGGGCCCCCAGCTTGTCCTCGGCAGCAATGGCTTGGTGCTGCTGTTGGCTGGCTTAATCCTCAAGATAGCGAGTTCTGGACTCCAAGAAGGAAACCCGATTCTGCAAGCTTTCTTCCTGGCGCATGCTGTCATCCCGAGCATTTTGAGCAGAGGACAGTTGTTGAGTGGCCAGTTCCAGGGAAGACTGGAGGCCTGCAGTTTCTTCTTCATGGGCTCTCTTTACCTGGGCCAACTCTTCCTATACTTGCCTGTAGAGATCATGATTCGCCCGAGCCCGACCAACTTCTTTATTGGCCACTAAGGCCACTTCTTCAAATGCCGAGATCAGAATTTGAACTCGCTGGTCAAAATCATACAAAAGGAGTTagtaaaaaaacaaaacagaGGAGAAAGAAAAGATAGTGTTGAAAAAGGAAACTTACAGAGAGAATGCGGTTGTAGCCTTCAAAAAGCTTCGGGTTGGGCCGTAACTTTTCAAATAAGTCTCCTCGTCAGGGAGGAGCATAATCTTAAAGAGGCAAACCCCAGTAGGAGTAGGCCCCTTGAGAAAAATATTGGCCCGAGGGGGCGGTTATTTGGAAGAATGGGAGGAGGAAGGAGCCTGCTCGATCACTGGAGGGTGCAGCCCAGAAGCTTGGTTAGCCGGAGGGGCCTCCTCTTCAAGGGCAGCCATCGCTCTTCTCTTGCGATGCCGCAGATGGATGTGGTCTGCATCATAAGACCGAGATGAGGCAGTAGTCTGGGGAAGTTAccttgctccgatttgctcGGCCACTTGAGTAGTGATCGGGACTTCATTCTCATTGGGCCCCCAGGCCAGGGCTTTCTTGGCAGCTGCTTCCTTAGCAGCATTCTTCTTCTCGGCTGCTGCTGCCTTCTCAGCTACCCATTTCTGTGCAAAAATGGCCTGCTTCTCGGTCTCACCTACAAAACAGAGTTATAATTAGTATTGTGGATGAACAagaagtaaaataaaataagggTAAAAGAAATTACCAGGTTGAGCACCCGAGCCAGCCACTTCATCAATTACCTTGTCGATAGGGTCCTCAGCCCGGGTACTCAACCCGTATGCaataaaaattttctccttTAGGAGGACAGAGGAAGAAAATTTTCTTTCCCCAACCAGATCGTGGCTCCGGGTGTAGGATTCTTCGAGTTTGTAGCCGTGAGGGAGCTCGGGTTAGGAAGGAGAATGGGTAAGAAGCCAGGTTAGACAGGGAGGATGGGAAGGAAGGGTTATGAAGAAGAATTTGCCTTTCCACCCCTTCAGAGAAGAAGGGATGTCATCAAGGAATCGGCTTTTCAGTCGGGCAGAGAGTGAAAAAGCTTTGTCACCGAAAAgacaaatgaaaaaataaaagatgaTGAGAGGGTTGATAAGGAGGTtgtgcattttaaaaagaataaaGACTGAAGCCATGATACGAAAGGAGTTGGGATGGAGCTAGTTTATGGGGACCTTGTGGAAACGAGCCACATTAGTGAAGCTGGTCCTTGACAAAAGTGTAAAAACCCTTCGGGGGCTTGTCTGTCCTATCCGAAGGGCCGGGAATGAGAATGGAGAAGGAAGAAGGGATAGACCCTATGGTTCTAAGCTCCTCCTCAACCCCcgatgttagagtaggtgcccgtcgagccaagtgttggccgagggttcatgttgaaactctatgtataaacaatcttttattttaataatatttgaaattattgttatgtcacatctttatctttatgtccatgcttgttgcatagataaagtccttgaatatacaaatagtagaaagaatatgagatgctcatatgatgagtatcatgaaactcatatttggaatactgtatattctaaatagtttcTAGTCGATTCCGTCGCCATTAATAAGGATATAAGgccgcttgagtttgagactagtatctacgatgtgagtaccatgtttcattggtaggggacattttgatgtccgagcatgcagataggtgct from the Primulina tabacum isolate GXHZ01 chromosome 16, ASM2559414v2, whole genome shotgun sequence genome contains:
- the LOC142528316 gene encoding uncharacterized protein LOC142528316; translation: MISGGSTEGDSNRARKSRSRRDRMEVEGARRSEAVISFGPEHPKGVNLPHNDALVIQARVANYDIMRVFVDSGRSVMEALIQMDLQGYQLETVETVLFGFASYAVYPEREIGLPLTLGIRELKKTVMTTFTEVDTPSSYNIILGRPVMNELRAVASTYHQMIKFPVGSQVGEVRGDQPSSRKCYVEAVRVDQKRARKEGKRPSGCEEVERVVGKGEVQFVAEEEQEVVEIGPGKEIRQELTGISPRVRDLLQTDHIREIQFSIWLSNVVLDAYQGYHQILLAKSDQDKTSFITSGGTFCYVVIPFGLKNVGTTYQRLMNKVFEKQLSRNLEVYVDDILGKSREVSGLISDLEETFVTMMQYEIKLNPAKCIFGIKSGKFLGFMVTDRGIEVNQEKSSQC
- the LOC142528317 gene encoding uncharacterized protein LOC142528317 yields the protein MAELSVLVKQEPGEKLFVYLSTTEYAVSSVPIKEEGSDQKPIYYVSHALRGPELCYSEVEKIAMALVMTARKLRLYFMPHQIMVLTYSHLGRIMTHSEVSGRMIKWTVELGEYYIEYRPRVAIKAQALSIFLSEMVQPDEEEINGIYEAKDDKILKYLKLIQAQEEVFVDWSIEQIPRNENREEDALAKMAASLSEISTREVLHVSHLILSTEEETMPAPEDSWRTPLIKFIVSNELPEDKARAQKINRQALMRLISDNGTQFQGKEITAWCQELKIAQSFTSVAYPQANGQTEVVNRIIVQALKTRLQGNGKDWQSSAGIESYPVDNDQSRAMELDLVEEKREQTLILIEAYRGQVMKSYTKRVRIRDVQIGDLVMKKVNPHKDVGKLEARWEGTFKITRKVSS